The following proteins are co-located in the Malus sylvestris chromosome 13, drMalSylv7.2, whole genome shotgun sequence genome:
- the LOC126597764 gene encoding stemmadenine O-acetyltransferase-like → MKVEVVVISKEIIRPSSPTPDHLRTYQLSFLDQISPPVYNPLVIFYSSSEPETKFDIVEISNQLKKSLSNALTQFYPLAGRAQGNLFIDCNDQGIPYLETRVKCQLSDVIQNPIPVELNKFIPFQLDEVVDISFGVQLNIFECGGIALGLCISHKIADALSFFNFIKTWAATARQQSDHLVCPQFVSAKLFPPKNISGYSPRVGITKENIVTRMFVFEASKIEALKSKYGAGDHSKSLENHQKPPSRVEALSAFIWSRFMAATQVKSDIAPKRIYAIVHAVNLRTRIDPPLPEHSFGNLYRIAMTIPSLDIGEECYGLLSQVRDQVKKIDKHYVEKLQKGSEHLDFIKQTSDNVFKGEMVTLNFTSLCRFPLYEADFGWGNPTWVGSPALTFNNLVVFIDAKSGGGIEAYINMKEEDLAKIEGDGEFLAFVSPNV, encoded by the coding sequence atgaaggttgaagtTGTAGTAATCTCCAAGGAGATTATCAGACCATCTTCTCCAACTCCTGATCACCTTCGCACATACCAACTTTCCTTTCTCGACCAGATATCTCCTCCGGTCTATAATCCTTTGGTCATATTCTATTCCTCATCAGAGCCCGAAACAAAATTCGATATTGTTGAAATATCCAATCAGCTTAAGAAATCCCTATCCAATGCCTTGACTCAATTCTACCCGCTAGCCGGACGTGCCCAAGGCAACTTGTTCATAGACTGCAATGACCAGGGAATACCCTACTTGGAAACTAGAGTTAAGTGCCAACTTTCTGATGTTATTCAAAACCCAATTCCTGTCGAACTTAACAAATTCATTCCATTCCAACTAGATGAAGTTGTTGATATTTCTTTCGGTGTCCAACTCAACATCTTTGAGTGTGGTGGAATAGCTCTCGGTCTGTGCATTTCCCATAAGATTGCGGACGCATTATCGtttttcaatttcatcaaaacttGGGCAGCCACTGCTAGACAACAAAGTGATCATCTAGTGTGCCCACAATTTGTATCAGCCAAACTCTTCCCACCAAAGAACATATCTGGGTATAGTCCAAGAGTTGGCATCACAAAGGAGAACATTGTAACCAGAATGTTTGTCTTTGAGGCTTCAAAGATAGAGGCTCTCAAATCAAAATATGGTGCTGGTGATCACAGCAAGAGCTTAGAAAATCACCAAAAGCCGCCTTCTCGTGTGGAGGCTTTATCCGCTTTCATATGGAGCCGCTTCATGGCTGCCACTCAGGTGAAGTCAGACATTGCACCAAAGAGGATCTACGCCATTGTCCATGCAGTAAACCTTCGTACGAGGATTGATCCACCATTGCCGGAACACTCATTTGGAAATCTATACAGAATTGCAATGACAATCCCATCTTTGGATATCGGGGAGGAATGCTATGGCCTACTGAGTCAGGTGAGAGACCAAGTGAAGAAAATCGACAAACACTACGTTGAAAAATTGCAGAAGGGCAGTGAGCATTTGGATTTCATCAAACAGACCTCTGATAATGTCTTCAAAGGAGAGATGGTAACACTGAACTTCACCAGCCTGTGTAGGTTTCCACTGTATGAAGCTGATTTTGGATGGGGAAACCCTACTTGGGTTGGCTCGCCAGCCCTAACTTTCAATAATTTGGTTGTTTTCATCGACGCGAAGTCTGGTGGTGGGATTGAAGCATACATTAATATGAAGGAAGAAGACTTGGCTAAAATTGAAGGCGATGGTGAGTTCCTTGCCTTTGTTTCTCCAAATGTGTAG
- the LOC126596354 gene encoding stemmadenine O-acetyltransferase-like, with product MKIEVEVISKSIEMIKPFSPTPNHLHHHQLSFLDQLAPHAYIPFLFFYESTGTKTITQISNILKTSLSKILSQYYPFAGRVKHNLFVHCSDQGVPFFESKVKSQPLSDMIVSPFVSELNKLLPYRLGEVTEVPLGVQLNVFDCGGFAIGLCVSHRIADGLTSFTFVNRWAAQANCDAQGKSNIIVGPDFSAASIFPPKNMDGYLGVSIVNKKAIVTKRFVFDGSKVQALRSRYEESMNFSKTQKRPSKVEALSAFLWNIFLASRRERDCVAISNQSRTQTLYTVVYIMNMRSRFDPPLPQHAFGNYYRAATATPTLVNGEESHRLVRQVIEEIENIDNNYMRRFQEGYREHLDFMRKRMERFAKGELVTLTFSSVCRFPIYDADFGWGKPAWVSMAAMDINNQIVFMDTKNGDGIESYFSLTEEDMAKFELHKEFIALLKSPVGNVKENSLSRL from the coding sequence ATGAAGATTGAAGTTGAAGTGATCTCCAAGTCCATAGAGATGATCAAACCATTTTCTCCAACCCCAAATCATCTTCACCATCACCAGCTCTCCTTTCTCGATCAATTAGCTCCCCACGCATATATcccctttctcttcttctacGAATCCACCGGCACCAAAACCATCACTCAGATATCAAACATCCTCAAGACGTCTCTCTCCAAAATATTATCCCAATACTACCCTTTTGCCGGCCGAGTGAAACACAACCTCTTTGTTCACTGCAGCGACCAAGGCGTCCCATTCTTCGAATCCAAAGTCAAATCCCAACCCCTCTCTGATATGATCGTCAGCCCCTTTGTCTCCGAACTCAACAAGTTGCTGCCCTACAGGCTAGGCGAAGTTACTGAAGTACCCCTTGGTGTTCAACTTAATGTGTTTGACTGTGGAGGATTTGCTATTGGCTTGTGTGTTTCTCATAGGATTGCAGATGGGTTAACATCTTTTACATTTGTGAACAGATGGGCAGCTCAAGCTAATTGTGATGCACAAGGGAAGAGTAATATTATTGTGGGTCCGGATTTTTCTGCAGCATCAATCTTCCCACCAAAAAATATGGATGGGTATTTAGGGGTTTCGATTGTCAACAAGAAGGCAATCGTAACAAAGAGGTTTGTGTTCGATGGCTCAAAGGTTCAGGCTTTAAGATCGAGATATGAAGAGAGCATGAACTTTTCCAAAACCCAAAAACGCCCTTCAAAAGTTGAGGCCTTATCAGCTTTTTTATGGAACATCTTTCTGGCATCaaggagagaaagagattgTGTCGCTATTTCAAATCAATCGCGCACCCAAACATTATACACGGTTGTTTATATTATGAATATGCGGTCGAGGTTTGACCCACCTTTGCCTCAGCATGCTTTTGGGAATTATTACAGGGCTGCCACTGCAACTCCAACTTTGGTCAATGGGGAGGAGAGCCATCGATTGGTGAGGCAGGTGATAGAGGAAATTGAGAACATTGACAATAATTATATGAGGAGATTTCAAGAGGGATATCGAGAGCATTTGGATTTCATGAGGAAAAGAATGGAGAGGTTTGCAAAAGGTGAGCTGGTGACATTGACTTTTTCGAGTGTGTGCAGGTTTCCTATTTACGATGCTGATTTTGGTTGGGGGAAGCCTGCATGGGTGAGCATGGCTGCCATGGATATCAATAATCAGATAGTTTTCATGGACACCAAAAATGGCGATGGTATCGAGTCGTATTTTAGCTTGACAGAGGAAGACATGGCCAAGTTTGAACTTCACAAAGAGTTCATCGCATTGCTTAAATCTCCAGTTGGTAATGTAAAGGAAAATTCACTTTCACGTCTTTAA
- the LOC126595203 gene encoding BAHD acyltransferase At5g47980-like — protein sequence MTPPIEISIIARENIKPSSPTPTHLKTFKLSVLDQMVPPTYIPILLFYPTSDHQRVQQLKKSLSETLTRFYPFAGTIKDNAFIKCNDDGACFIEARVSCLLSHILNEPDHEVLKQFLPINFESSEGGKGCVLLVQANYFKGGGIAVGLCLSHKIADAATLSTFIRSWAASASGSDQRVVNPLFDSVPMAPPKDISVDPPSVEMKVYKSVTKRFVFHGSKIAELKVKVANNFVENPTKVEALAALIWKCARKASRVTLGFSSRPSAFYQNVNIRNKIVPPVPNGSVGNFVGSFIARSEEAAETDLHGLVAELRKGIEQFTSKAKRVPLSEDISVISEPQMAAIGFLSRDDMDFYVCTSWCRFELYEAADFGWGKPMWVSSAVPTCNNMVILVDAEGGDGIECWIRLNEDEMKVFECDQELLSYAAFNPSVWKTG from the coding sequence ATGACACCACCTATAGAGATAAGTATTATAGCTAGAGAAAACATCAAACCCTCCTCTCCAACTCCCACTCACTTGAAAACCTTCAAGCTTTCAGTTTTGGATCAAATGGTTCCACCCACATACATTCCAATCCTGCTTTTTTATCCCACAAGTGATCATCAAAGAGTCCAGCAACTAAAGAAATCGCTATCCGAAACTCTAACTCGCTTCTACCCTTTTGCCGGAACAATCAAAGACAACGCCTTTATCAAATGCAACGATGATGGGGCATGCTTCATCGAAGCTCGAGTGAGCTGCTTACTCTCACACATCCTCAATGAACCCGATCATGAAGTACTGAAACAGTTTCTGCCCATTAACTTTGAGTCCTCAGAAGGCGGCAAGGGATGTGTGCTGCTTGTTCAAGCCAACTACTTCAAGGGTGGTGGAATCGCTGTAGGACTATGCCTTTCCCACAAGATAGCTGATGCAGCCACGTTGAGCACATTCATCAGAAGCTGGGCTGCCAGCGCTTCTGGTTCTGATCAGAGAGTGGTGAATCCTTTGTTTGATTCAGTGCCAATGGCCCCACCAAAAGACATCTCAGTGGACCCACCATCTGTTGAGATGAAAGTGTACAAGTCTGTGACAAAGAGGTTTGTATTTCATGGCTCAAAGATTGCTGAGCTAAAAGTAAAGGTTGCTAATAATTTTGTTGAAAACCCTACAAAGGTGGAAGCTTTAGCTGCCCTGATTTGGAAATGTGCAAGGAAGGCCTCAAGGGTTACTTTAGGGTTTTCATCCAGGCCATCAGCATTTTACCAAAACGtgaacattagaaacaaaattgTCCCTCCTGTGCCTAATGGGTCTGTTGGGAACTTTGTGGGGTCCTTCATTGCAAGGTCAGAAGAGGCTGCTGAGACAGATTTGCATGGATTGGTAGCTGAACTGAGGAAAGGGATTGAACAATTTACCAGTAAGGCCAAAAGGGTTCCACTGAGTGAGGACATCTCGGTAATTTCAGAGCCTCAGATGGCGGCTATAGGGTTTTTAAGTAGGGATGACATGGACTTTTATGTATGCACCAGTTGGTGTAGGTTTGAATTGTATGAGGCTGCAGATTTTGGGTGGGGGAAGCCAATGTGGGTGAGCTCAGCAGTTCCCACCTGCAATAACATGGTGATTTTGGTGGATGCAGAAGGTGGTGATGGGATAGAGTGTTGGATAAGATTGAACGAAGACGAAATGAAAGTGTTTGAGTGTGACCAAGAGCTTCTCTCATATGCTGCTTTCAATCCAAGCGTCTGGAAAACTGGTTAA